In Mycobacteriales bacterium, a genomic segment contains:
- a CDS encoding PKD domain-containing protein, whose protein sequence is MLRKRVLAAVVAAALSATGATVVSLSLFADQAGAVSTPQSTLVSDVPMAGTPNVTDGSVQTFVQMGSKVFAGGTFTSLTLPGSTTAVSRTYLLAVDATTGALDTTFAPVLDGNVNALLPGPTPGTVYIGGAFNTVNGTKSKSIALLDATTGALIPTFKFPPMNGVVNDLAMTGGRLLVAGTFTTLGPNPRPGLGSLNPSTGAVDTYLTIPVAGHHNYPHLDRFGNPVGAQAPVGVSKIDVTPDGTRMVMIGNFLTAGGLDRDQIAMVNLTSTTAAVDPNWRTARFTDDCIFNAYDSYIRDVDFSTDGAYFVVVATGGPATGSLCDSATRWETNGSGTAVQPTWIDYTGGDTLLSVAITGTAVYVGGHQRWLNNSNGRDSAGAGSVPRPGVAALDPVNGVPFSWNPGRNPRGAGAYAVYATPTGLWVGSDTDWIGNFALKRGKMAFFPLDGGTAVGANSTGRLPGNVIIGSPTAAPTTAVSRAYDGTTVASTSTLPSSGLDWSTTRGAVMVDGKVFYGSATDSNFYWRTFDGSVFGPANLIDPYGDPAWSTVDTGSGQTYLGRKSGFYAEIPSVTSEFYSGGRLYYTLSGQTPMFYRYFTPQSGILGADRFQVAGTTNWSDTGGAFLDGTNLYLTSRTAGNLRRITFSGGVFGTTSTTVSGPAVDGKDWRGKSVFLSTIGANVLPTAAFTTNCGGLSCTVDGTSSSDPDGAIASYAWDFGDGTTGTGATLTHAYAAAGSYTITLTVTDSRGGTNTTTRPVTVAAPTTVIAFRGAANANVNAATVTVAVPAAVQAGDALVATATVNADTVTVGDPAGWTRIDTATTTGIQTIVWTKVATATDAAAAVTVPLSGTVKTSLTVAAWSGTSATSPVAVFAHKVDTVATASHTTPAVTVATPGSWVVSYWADKSSATTAWTAPAGQTVRNVSIGTASGRVTSLLTDGGTTATPGAAGSLTATTDAAGTKATTLTLVLAPAS, encoded by the coding sequence GTGTTGCGTAAGCGCGTGCTGGCCGCGGTCGTCGCGGCGGCTCTCTCCGCGACCGGCGCCACCGTGGTGTCGCTGTCGCTGTTCGCCGACCAGGCCGGTGCGGTGAGCACACCGCAGTCGACGCTGGTCAGCGACGTGCCTATGGCGGGCACGCCGAACGTCACCGACGGCTCCGTGCAGACCTTCGTCCAGATGGGCAGCAAGGTCTTCGCCGGCGGCACGTTCACCTCCCTGACCCTGCCGGGCTCGACGACCGCGGTCTCGCGGACGTACCTGCTCGCGGTCGACGCGACCACCGGCGCGCTGGACACCACCTTCGCGCCCGTCCTCGACGGCAATGTGAACGCGCTGCTGCCGGGTCCGACGCCGGGCACCGTCTACATCGGCGGTGCCTTCAACACGGTGAACGGCACGAAGTCGAAAAGCATCGCGCTGCTCGACGCCACCACCGGCGCGCTGATCCCGACCTTCAAGTTCCCGCCGATGAACGGCGTCGTGAACGACCTGGCGATGACCGGGGGCCGGCTGTTGGTGGCCGGCACGTTCACCACGCTCGGTCCGAACCCGCGGCCGGGTCTCGGCTCGCTCAACCCGAGCACCGGCGCGGTCGACACCTACCTGACGATCCCGGTGGCCGGTCACCACAACTACCCGCACTTGGACCGGTTCGGTAACCCCGTCGGCGCCCAGGCCCCGGTCGGCGTCTCCAAGATCGACGTCACGCCGGACGGCACCCGCATGGTGATGATCGGCAACTTCCTCACCGCCGGCGGCCTGGACCGCGACCAGATCGCGATGGTCAACCTGACCAGCACGACCGCGGCGGTCGACCCGAACTGGCGGACCGCCCGGTTCACCGACGACTGCATCTTCAACGCGTACGACAGCTACATCCGGGACGTGGACTTCTCCACCGACGGGGCGTACTTCGTGGTGGTGGCGACCGGCGGCCCGGCCACCGGCTCGCTCTGCGACAGCGCCACCCGCTGGGAGACCAACGGCAGCGGCACCGCCGTCCAGCCGACCTGGATCGACTACACCGGCGGCGACACGCTGCTGTCCGTCGCGATCACCGGCACGGCCGTGTACGTCGGCGGCCACCAGCGTTGGCTGAACAACTCCAACGGCCGTGACTCCGCGGGCGCCGGCTCCGTGCCGCGCCCGGGCGTCGCCGCCCTGGACCCGGTCAACGGCGTGCCGTTCTCCTGGAACCCCGGTCGCAACCCGCGCGGCGCCGGTGCGTACGCGGTGTACGCGACGCCCACCGGCCTCTGGGTCGGCAGCGACACGGACTGGATCGGCAACTTCGCGTTGAAGCGCGGCAAGATGGCGTTCTTCCCGCTGGACGGCGGCACCGCGGTCGGCGCGAACAGCACCGGCCGGCTGCCCGGCAACGTGATCATCGGCTCGCCCACCGCGGCGCCGACCACCGCGGTCTCCCGGGCCTACGACGGGACGACGGTCGCCTCCACCTCGACGCTGCCCAGCAGCGGCCTGGACTGGAGCACCACCCGCGGCGCGGTCATGGTCGACGGCAAGGTCTTCTACGGCTCGGCCACCGACAGCAACTTCTACTGGCGGACGTTCGACGGCAGCGTGTTCGGCCCGGCGAACCTGATCGACCCGTACGGCGACCCGGCGTGGTCCACTGTGGACACCGGCTCCGGGCAGACGTACCTCGGCAGGAAGTCCGGGTTCTACGCGGAGATCCCGAGCGTGACCTCGGAGTTCTACAGCGGCGGGCGGCTCTACTACACGCTGTCCGGGCAGACGCCGATGTTCTACCGGTACTTCACCCCGCAGAGCGGCATCCTCGGCGCCGACCGCTTCCAGGTCGCCGGCACGACGAACTGGAGCGACACCGGCGGCGCGTTCCTGGACGGGACGAACCTCTACCTGACGTCCCGCACCGCCGGGAACCTGCGCCGGATCACCTTCTCCGGCGGGGTCTTCGGGACCACGTCCACCACCGTCAGCGGCCCGGCCGTGGACGGCAAGGACTGGCGGGGCAAGTCGGTGTTCCTGTCCACGATCGGCGCGAACGTGTTGCCGACCGCGGCCTTCACCACCAACTGCGGCGGGCTGAGCTGCACCGTGGACGGCACGTCCTCCTCCGACCCGGACGGCGCGATCGCCTCGTACGCCTGGGACTTCGGGGACGGGACGACCGGGACCGGGGCGACGCTGACCCACGCGTACGCGGCGGCCGGGTCGTACACGATCACGCTGACGGTGACCGACAGCCGGGGCGGGACCAACACGACCACGCGGCCGGTCACGGTCGCGGCACCGACCACGGTGATCGCCTTCCGGGGCGCGGCCAACGCCAACGTCAACGCGGCCACGGTCACCGTCGCCGTGCCGGCGGCGGTGCAGGCCGGGGACGCGCTGGTGGCGACCGCGACGGTCAACGCCGACACCGTGACGGTCGGCGACCCGGCCGGCTGGACCCGGATCGACACGGCGACCACCACCGGCATCCAGACCATCGTCTGGACCAAGGTGGCGACCGCGACGGACGCCGCCGCGGCCGTGACCGTCCCGCTGAGCGGCACGGTGAAGACCAGCCTGACCGTCGCGGCCTGGTCCGGGACCTCGGCGACCAGCCCGGTCGCGGTGTTCGCGCACAAGGTGGACACCGTGGCGACCGCGTCGCACACGACGCCGGCCGTGACCGTGGCGACGCCGGGCAGCTGGGTCGTCTCGTACTGGGCGGACAAGTCCTCGGCCACGACGGCCTGGACGGCCCCGGCCGGTCAGACCGTCCGCAACGTCTCCATCGGCACGGCGAGCGGGCGGGTCACCTCGCTGCTCACCGACGGCGGGACGACGGCGACGCCGGGCGCGGCGGGATCGCTCACCGCGACCACCGACGCGGCCGGGACCAAGGCGACCACCCTCACCCTGGTGCTCGCGCCCGCGAGCTGA
- a CDS encoding polysaccharide biosynthesis C-terminal domain-containing protein, with amino-acid sequence MTSPPPAFDPEATVQLDPEATVRLALPPTAPAAIEFAEERAVEVAPAPDADGADRRSSVEAVARGGGVNLFGAGITTVANLLLSVVVARAMSQANAGIFFSITSLILLLSTIGRVGTGGGAIYFLPRLRLLGSPQEVAECLRLSVRSTLAVSSVLGLGMLLLAPQIAEHVLGNTSSGVVLVLRLCGLALPFAALGDVLQSITRGFGRMRTTVLIERIARPLAQLVLVVLVVLVVPTHSVLLLVLAWTVPYLPATLLSWLPARRMAALNRARRSDAAPSGFDRREYWRFTGPRALISLTQVGLQRADVLLIISILGPVPAALYSAATRFLVVGQLGNQAISVALQPRLSAALARKDLDEAGMLYRTTTSWLVLTTWPLYLLVGAFPAGLLSIFGHRYASATDVVVVLCGAMLVATASGQVDTVLMMAGKSTWNLAKAVLALVVQVGVDLILIPQIGILGAAIGWAVSILVANLVPLAQLLVATGLHPVGRSSVTAVVLCTATVLPPAVIARVAFGDRLVPALAASVVAALLWAGALWKFRRALVLDAFIGGRRRGPRGGPGGPGGPGSGGPGPGPAPVGPAPAGAGANGAAPARNGTAVDGGRNGTKVAAPPRLTTPRKPAPTGRGRHRA; translated from the coding sequence GTGACCAGCCCGCCGCCCGCCTTCGATCCGGAGGCGACCGTGCAGCTGGACCCCGAGGCGACGGTCCGGCTGGCGCTGCCGCCGACGGCCCCGGCGGCGATCGAGTTCGCGGAGGAACGGGCGGTCGAGGTCGCCCCCGCCCCGGACGCGGACGGGGCCGACCGGCGTAGCAGTGTTGAGGCAGTGGCCCGCGGCGGCGGCGTGAACCTCTTCGGTGCCGGCATCACGACGGTCGCGAACCTGCTGCTGTCGGTCGTGGTGGCCCGGGCGATGAGCCAGGCCAACGCCGGCATCTTCTTCTCCATCACCTCGCTGATCCTGCTGCTGTCCACGATCGGCCGGGTCGGCACCGGCGGCGGCGCGATCTACTTCCTGCCCCGGCTGCGGCTGCTCGGCTCGCCGCAGGAGGTCGCCGAGTGCCTGCGGCTCTCGGTGCGCTCGACGCTGGCCGTCTCCTCGGTCCTGGGCCTGGGGATGCTGCTGCTCGCGCCGCAGATCGCCGAGCATGTGCTCGGCAACACCAGCAGCGGCGTGGTGCTGGTGCTGCGGCTGTGCGGGCTGGCGCTGCCGTTCGCCGCGCTGGGCGACGTGCTGCAGTCGATCACCCGCGGCTTCGGCCGGATGCGGACCACGGTGCTGATCGAGCGGATCGCCCGGCCGCTGGCCCAGCTGGTGCTGGTCGTGCTGGTCGTGCTGGTCGTGCCGACGCACAGCGTGCTGCTGCTCGTGCTGGCCTGGACCGTGCCCTACCTGCCCGCGACGCTGCTGTCCTGGCTGCCGGCCCGGCGGATGGCGGCGCTGAACCGGGCCCGCCGCTCCGACGCGGCGCCGTCCGGCTTCGACCGCCGGGAGTACTGGCGCTTCACCGGTCCCCGGGCCCTGATCTCGCTGACCCAGGTCGGCCTGCAGCGGGCCGACGTGCTGCTGATCATCTCGATCCTGGGCCCGGTGCCGGCCGCGCTCTACTCGGCCGCGACCCGGTTCCTGGTCGTCGGGCAGCTGGGCAACCAGGCCATCTCGGTGGCGCTGCAGCCGCGGCTGTCGGCCGCGCTGGCCCGCAAGGACCTGGACGAGGCCGGGATGCTCTACCGCACCACGACCAGCTGGCTGGTGCTCACCACCTGGCCGCTCTACCTGCTCGTCGGCGCGTTCCCGGCCGGCCTGCTCAGCATCTTCGGCCACCGGTACGCCAGCGCCACCGACGTCGTGGTCGTGCTCTGCGGCGCGATGCTGGTCGCCACCGCCAGCGGCCAGGTCGACACCGTGCTGATGATGGCCGGCAAGAGCACCTGGAACCTGGCCAAGGCCGTCCTGGCACTGGTCGTCCAGGTCGGCGTCGACCTGATCCTCATCCCCCAGATCGGGATCCTCGGCGCGGCCATCGGCTGGGCCGTCTCGATCCTGGTCGCGAACCTGGTGCCGCTGGCGCAGCTGCTCGTCGCGACCGGGCTGCACCCGGTCGGCCGGTCCAGCGTCACGGCGGTCGTGCTGTGCACGGCCACGGTGCTGCCGCCGGCGGTGATCGCCCGGGTGGCCTTCGGCGACCGGCTGGTGCCGGCGCTGGCGGCCTCGGTGGTGGCGGCGCTGCTGTGGGCCGGGGCGCTGTGGAAGTTCCGCCGCGCCCTCGTGCTCGACGCGTTCATCGGCGGCCGGCGGCGCGGTCCCCGGGGCGGTCCCGGCGGGCCCGGCGGTCCGGGATCCGGCGGCCCGGGCCCGGGTCCGGCTCCGGTCGGCCCGGCCCCTGCCGGTGCGGGCGCGAACGGCGCCGCGCCGGCCCGGAACGGGACCGCGGTCGACGGAGGAAGGAACGGGACCAAGGTCGCCGCGCCGCCCCGCCTGACCACCCCGCGCAAGCCGGCCCCGACCGGCCGCGGCCGCCACCGCGCCTGA
- a CDS encoding sulfotransferase, translated as MSAAPRVLVLVGTDHHRFDRLVAWVDRWAADRGADVLVQHGTSRPPEFAAGQPYLDWAKVQSEIAAVDVVVSHGGPATISEARKAGHRPIVVPRDPARDEHVDDHQQLFSRRLGSSGLVTVAEDEAALRDALDAAAVAGRGAAVGTPEEIVSTTRRLGRLVDGLLRVETPPPAAVDRPRIAFLGGFGRSGSTLLERMLAEVPGVTAIGESVHLWERALRDDERCGCGEPFSRCPHWRAVGAAAFGGWDRLDVEQVLALKAAVDRTRYVPLLAAPAASAKQARMVDEYCDLYRRLYRGVAEVTGDAVLVDASKHASLAFALRRAADLDLRVLHMVRDSRGVAYSWSKRVSRPERDAEDMPTYTPARAAVLWTANNALFDLLGRLGTAVHRIRYEDLVAEPVGVLSEVLAYLGLPADEESLRFLHSDSAELGRSHTIGGNPMRFSTGRLTLRADDAWRREMPPRTRLGVSALTAWPMTGYGYQLRGDK; from the coding sequence GTGAGCGCGGCTCCGCGGGTGCTGGTGCTGGTCGGGACGGATCACCACCGCTTCGACCGGCTGGTCGCCTGGGTGGACCGGTGGGCCGCCGACCGCGGCGCCGACGTGCTGGTCCAGCACGGCACCTCCCGCCCGCCGGAGTTCGCGGCCGGCCAGCCTTACCTGGACTGGGCCAAGGTGCAGTCCGAGATCGCCGCCGTCGACGTGGTGGTCAGCCACGGCGGCCCGGCGACGATCTCCGAGGCCCGCAAGGCCGGCCACCGCCCGATCGTGGTGCCGCGCGACCCGGCGCGCGACGAGCACGTCGACGACCACCAGCAGTTGTTCTCCCGCCGGCTCGGCTCCAGCGGCCTGGTCACGGTGGCCGAGGACGAGGCGGCGTTGCGCGACGCGCTGGACGCGGCGGCCGTCGCCGGCCGCGGTGCCGCGGTCGGGACGCCGGAGGAGATCGTGAGCACCACCCGGCGGCTGGGCCGGCTGGTCGACGGGCTGCTGCGGGTCGAGACGCCGCCGCCCGCGGCCGTGGACCGGCCTCGGATCGCGTTCCTCGGCGGCTTCGGCCGGTCCGGGTCGACGCTGCTGGAGCGGATGCTGGCCGAGGTGCCCGGGGTGACCGCGATCGGCGAGTCCGTGCACCTGTGGGAACGGGCGCTGCGCGACGACGAGCGTTGCGGCTGCGGCGAGCCGTTCTCCCGCTGTCCGCACTGGCGGGCGGTCGGCGCCGCCGCGTTCGGCGGCTGGGACCGGCTCGACGTCGAGCAGGTGCTGGCCCTGAAGGCCGCGGTCGACCGGACCCGGTACGTGCCGCTGCTGGCCGCCCCGGCCGCCTCGGCCAAGCAGGCCCGCATGGTCGACGAATACTGCGACCTCTACCGGCGGCTCTACCGGGGCGTCGCCGAGGTCACCGGCGACGCGGTGCTGGTCGACGCGAGCAAGCACGCCTCGCTGGCCTTCGCGCTGCGCCGGGCCGCCGACCTGGACCTGCGGGTGCTGCACATGGTCCGCGACAGCCGCGGCGTGGCGTACTCGTGGTCGAAGCGGGTGAGCCGGCCGGAGCGGGACGCCGAGGACATGCCGACCTACACGCCGGCCCGCGCGGCCGTGCTCTGGACGGCCAACAACGCGCTGTTCGACCTGCTCGGCCGGCTCGGCACCGCGGTCCACCGGATCCGGTACGAGGACCTGGTGGCCGAGCCGGTGGGCGTGCTCAGCGAGGTGCTGGCCTACCTGGGGCTGCCGGCCGACGAGGAGTCGCTGCGGTTCCTGCACTCCGACAGCGCGGAGCTCGGCCGCAGCCACACGATCGGCGGCAACCCGATGCGGTTCTCCACCGGCCGGCTGACGCTGCGGGCCGACGACGCCTGGCGGCGGGAGATGCCGCCGCGGACCCGGCTCGGCGTGTCGGCGCTGACCGCGTGGCCGATGACCGGCTACGGCTACCAGCTGCGGGGGGACAAGTGA
- a CDS encoding sulfotransferase: protein MTTPVPVAFVGGHGRSGSTLLSRVLGAVPGFVTVGELCYLWDQGVVMDRMCGCGKSFSECEFWTAVGKEAFGGWDQVDAKRLLTLRKAVERVRYTPLLSAPALAPDYNRKLHEYAAAMSSVYASVRTVSGAEVVVDTSKYPSSAYLLRHVPDVELKLVHLIRSVYGVCYSWSKTVARPDRDGKPMPTYPPARTAAEWVAFNFLLDALRLRGVPAELVHYEDFVAKPRETLAGIVRFLLGRDASEADLAFVGESSVELPRDHSVAGNPMRFRSGPEQLTLDEAWRTKLDPKARRVISLVSGPAILRYGYGSDLRKSA, encoded by the coding sequence ATGACTACGCCGGTGCCGGTCGCGTTCGTGGGGGGTCACGGGCGCAGCGGCAGCACACTGCTGTCGCGGGTGCTCGGCGCGGTGCCGGGGTTCGTCACTGTCGGTGAGCTCTGCTACCTCTGGGACCAGGGCGTCGTCATGGACCGGATGTGCGGCTGCGGGAAGTCGTTCTCCGAGTGCGAGTTCTGGACCGCGGTCGGCAAGGAGGCGTTCGGCGGCTGGGACCAGGTCGACGCCAAGCGGCTGCTGACCCTGCGCAAGGCGGTCGAGCGGGTCCGGTACACGCCGCTGCTGTCCGCGCCCGCGCTCGCCCCCGACTACAACCGCAAGCTGCACGAGTACGCGGCGGCCATGTCGAGTGTGTACGCGTCGGTCCGGACCGTCAGCGGGGCGGAGGTCGTCGTCGACACCTCGAAGTACCCGTCCTCGGCGTACCTGCTGCGGCACGTGCCGGACGTCGAGCTCAAGCTCGTGCACCTGATCCGCTCGGTCTACGGCGTCTGCTACTCCTGGTCGAAGACCGTCGCCCGGCCGGACCGGGACGGCAAGCCGATGCCGACGTACCCGCCGGCCCGGACCGCGGCCGAGTGGGTGGCGTTCAATTTCCTGCTCGACGCGCTGCGGCTGCGGGGCGTGCCGGCCGAGCTGGTGCACTACGAGGACTTCGTGGCCAAGCCGCGGGAGACGCTGGCCGGCATCGTCCGGTTCCTGCTCGGCCGGGACGCCTCCGAGGCCGACCTGGCGTTCGTGGGGGAGTCCAGCGTGGAGTTGCCGCGCGACCACAGCGTGGCCGGCAACCCGATGCGGTTCCGGTCCGGTCCCGAGCAGCTCACGCTCGACGAGGCCTGGCGGACGAAGCTGGACCCGAAGGCCCGCCGGGTGATCAGCTTGGTCAGCGGGCCGGCCATCCTCCGCTACGGGTACGGCTCGGACCTGCGCAAGTCCGCCTGA
- a CDS encoding sulfotransferase domain-containing protein → MVGVGTLKSTLKEQPRLQELARATARTTGRFTASARMTPSFLIVGAQRCGTTSMYKTLSQHPMVLPAVLHKGAHYFDTGYGHGPAWYRGHFPLLASARRAAPAPDRLPITGESSPYYLFHPLAGKRIENDLPGVKLLVLLRDPVERAYSAHTHETARGFETEPFSKALELEPVRLAGEEAKLIADPTYQSHSHQHHAYVTRGRYAAQLARLAGLFGRDRMHVVDSQRFFTDPEPVFDEVVDFLGIGRAGGVVFDKHNARPRAPMPDSLRTSLEGRLADSDAELESWLGAPPSWRA, encoded by the coding sequence GTGGTGGGGGTAGGCACGCTCAAGTCCACGCTCAAGGAGCAGCCGCGGCTGCAGGAGCTGGCCCGGGCGACGGCGCGGACGACCGGGCGGTTCACCGCCTCGGCCCGGATGACGCCGTCGTTCCTCATCGTCGGGGCGCAGCGCTGCGGGACGACGTCGATGTACAAGACGCTGTCCCAGCACCCGATGGTGCTGCCGGCCGTGCTGCACAAGGGCGCGCACTACTTCGACACCGGCTACGGGCACGGGCCCGCCTGGTACCGCGGTCACTTCCCGCTCCTGGCCAGCGCCCGCCGGGCCGCGCCGGCGCCGGACCGGCTGCCGATCACCGGCGAGTCCAGCCCGTACTACCTGTTCCACCCGCTGGCCGGGAAGCGGATCGAGAACGACCTGCCGGGCGTGAAGCTGCTGGTGCTGCTGCGCGACCCGGTCGAGCGGGCGTACTCGGCCCACACCCACGAGACGGCCCGGGGCTTCGAGACCGAGCCGTTCTCCAAGGCGCTGGAGCTGGAGCCGGTCCGGCTGGCGGGCGAGGAGGCCAAGCTGATCGCCGACCCGACGTACCAGTCCCACTCGCACCAGCACCACGCGTACGTGACCCGCGGGCGGTACGCGGCGCAGCTGGCACGGCTGGCGGGGCTGTTCGGCCGGGACCGGATGCACGTCGTGGACAGCCAGCGGTTCTTCACCGACCCGGAGCCGGTCTTCGACGAGGTCGTCGACTTCCTCGGCATCGGCCGTGCCGGCGGCGTCGTGTTCGACAAGCACAACGCCCGGCCGCGCGCGCCGATGCCGGACTCCCTGCGGACCTCGCTGGAGGGCCGGCTCGCCGACTCCGACGCGGAGCTCGAGTCCTGGCTCGGCGCGCCCCCCAGCTGGCGCGCCTGA
- a CDS encoding UDP-N-acetylglucosamine--LPS N-acetylglucosamine transferase, protein MLLVGSSGGHLAQLLALRSWWGDRPRAWVTFPTPDAKSQLPGEKVAWAHYPTTRNIPNLLRNMGLAFRLLRKVKPAVIVSTGAGVAVPFFVLGWLRGIPTVYLEVYDRIDSPTLTGRLCRPFTRLFLVQWEEQRRFYPGSVVVGPLL, encoded by the coding sequence GTGCTGCTGGTGGGTTCCAGCGGCGGGCACCTCGCCCAACTGCTCGCGCTGCGGTCCTGGTGGGGGGACCGGCCGCGGGCCTGGGTCACCTTTCCGACCCCGGACGCCAAATCGCAGCTGCCGGGCGAGAAGGTCGCCTGGGCGCATTATCCCACCACCCGTAACATTCCGAACCTCCTCCGCAACATGGGTCTCGCATTCAGGCTCTTGCGTAAGGTGAAACCGGCCGTGATCGTGTCCACCGGTGCCGGCGTCGCGGTTCCTTTCTTCGTCCTCGGCTGGCTGCGCGGAATTCCCACGGTCTATCTCGAGGTGTACGACCGCATCGACTCCCCCACGCTCACCGGCCGGCTGTGCCGCCCGTTCACCCGACTGTTCCTGGTGCAGTGGGAGGAGCAGCGCCGGTTCTACCCGGGCTCCGTCGTCGTGGGGCCGCTGCTGTGA